The following proteins are co-located in the uncultured Propionivibrio sp. genome:
- a CDS encoding ABC transporter ATP-binding protein, whose protein sequence is MNAPMPSDDLLLRVRDLRMGFAAGRGAQVLTAVDGVSFDLRAGETLALLGESGCGKSATALSLLRLLPPAGRVLGGEVDFAGTDLLHLSEAEMRSVRGGGMAMIFQEPATSLNPVLTVGRQIGEVLERHRGLSGAAAAARALELLQAVGLSDAERRLGEYPFQLSGGMKQRVMIAMALAGEPRLLIADEPTTALDVTIQAQILDLLRGLQGERRMGMLLITHDLGVVARMAQRVGVMYAGEIVEEAPREIFFTAPRHPYTHKLFAALPDVAARGRALETIPGQVPPLSAMPAGCRFADRCPHVEARCREQSPGWSDLGGGHRVRCHRFAEIVSAHRGEPGVAVMTPAMPALSLLKVDALKVHFPIRRGLLRQTVGHVKAVDGVALELARGRTLALVGESGCGKTTAGKAILRLIEPTGGSVHLDGRELTGLPRAALRPLRRQMQMVFQDPFASLNPRLTVGDILAEGMQALAIGDAGAERAAAIARLLGQVGLPADAAGRYPHEFSGGQRQRIAIARVLAVQPDLIVCDEPTSALDVSVQAQILNLLKSLQESLGLAFLFITHNFAVVDYLAHDVAVMYLGRIVERGSVDEVLRTPRHPYTQALLSAVPSPGLDDRPVIRLAGETPSPAKPPSGCHFHPRCPRANDLCRASYPDERSFSASHRVNCHHA, encoded by the coding sequence ATGAACGCGCCGATGCCGAGCGACGACCTCCTGCTGCGCGTGCGCGACCTGCGCATGGGCTTTGCCGCCGGGCGCGGTGCCCAGGTGCTGACGGCGGTCGATGGCGTCAGCTTCGACCTGCGCGCCGGCGAGACGCTGGCGCTGCTCGGCGAATCGGGCTGCGGCAAGTCGGCGACGGCCTTGTCGCTTTTGCGCCTTTTGCCGCCCGCCGGCCGCGTGCTTGGCGGCGAAGTCGATTTCGCCGGCACCGATCTTCTGCATCTGTCGGAAGCCGAGATGCGCAGCGTGCGCGGCGGCGGCATGGCGATGATCTTCCAGGAGCCGGCGACGAGTCTCAACCCGGTGCTGACCGTCGGTCGCCAGATCGGCGAAGTACTCGAGCGGCATCGCGGGCTGTCCGGCGCGGCCGCAGCGGCGCGTGCGCTTGAGCTGCTCCAGGCGGTCGGCCTGTCCGACGCCGAACGCCGTCTCGGCGAATACCCGTTCCAGCTCTCCGGCGGCATGAAGCAGCGCGTGATGATTGCCATGGCGCTGGCCGGCGAGCCGCGGCTATTGATTGCCGACGAGCCGACCACCGCCCTCGACGTGACGATCCAGGCGCAGATCCTCGATCTGCTGCGAGGCCTGCAGGGCGAGCGTCGCATGGGCATGCTGCTGATCACGCACGATCTTGGCGTCGTCGCGCGCATGGCGCAGCGCGTCGGCGTCATGTATGCCGGCGAGATTGTCGAGGAGGCGCCGCGCGAGATTTTCTTTACGGCGCCGCGTCATCCCTACACGCACAAGCTGTTCGCCGCCTTGCCCGACGTCGCGGCGCGCGGCCGTGCGCTGGAGACGATTCCCGGCCAGGTGCCGCCGCTCTCCGCGATGCCGGCCGGTTGCCGCTTCGCTGACCGTTGTCCGCATGTCGAGGCGCGCTGCCGCGAACAGTCGCCTGGTTGGAGCGATCTTGGTGGCGGGCATCGCGTGCGTTGTCACCGGTTCGCGGAGATCGTGTCGGCCCACCGCGGCGAGCCGGGCGTTGCCGTGATGACGCCGGCGATGCCGGCGCTGTCGTTGCTTAAGGTTGACGCGCTCAAGGTACATTTTCCGATCCGGCGCGGGCTGTTGCGGCAGACCGTTGGTCACGTCAAGGCCGTCGACGGCGTTGCGCTCGAACTCGCGCGCGGCCGCACGCTGGCGCTGGTCGGCGAGTCGGGCTGCGGCAAGACGACAGCCGGCAAGGCAATCCTGCGCCTGATCGAGCCGACGGGCGGCAGCGTGCACCTCGACGGGCGCGAACTGACCGGCCTGCCGCGCGCGGCGCTGCGGCCATTGCGGCGGCAGATGCAGATGGTCTTTCAGGACCCGTTCGCCTCGCTCAATCCGCGCCTGACCGTTGGCGACATCCTGGCCGAAGGCATGCAGGCCTTGGCCATCGGGGATGCCGGGGCGGAGCGCGCCGCGGCGATCGCGCGCCTGCTCGGGCAGGTCGGCCTGCCGGCCGATGCTGCCGGGCGCTATCCGCACGAGTTTTCGGGCGGGCAGCGGCAGCGCATCGCCATCGCCCGCGTGCTGGCGGTGCAGCCCGATCTGATCGTCTGCGATGAGCCGACCTCGGCGCTCGATGTCTCGGTCCAGGCGCAGATCCTCAACCTGCTGAAGTCGCTGCAGGAATCGCTCGGTCTCGCTTTCCTTTTCATCACCCACAACTTCGCTGTCGTCGATTATCTCGCCCATGACGTCGCCGTCATGTATCTCGGACGGATCGTCGAACGCGGCAGCGTCGACGAGGTGCTGCGCACGCCGCGCCATCCCTATACGCAGGCGCTCCTGTCGGCGGTGCCGAGTCCAGGCCTCGATGATCGTCCTGTCATACGACTGGCGGGCGAGACGCCGTCGCCGGCGAAACCGCCGTCGGGATGCCATTTTCATCCACGCTGCCCGCGCGCAAACGACCTTTGTCGGGCTTCTTATCCGGATGAACGGTCGTTTTCCGCCTCGCATCGGGTAAACTGCCACCATGCTTGA